In bacterium, one genomic interval encodes:
- a CDS encoding DinB family protein, producing the protein MTLKDFLLQQSRWAYEEAPEFSLLGALDALTPAELVWCADPELWTIGEILYHVATAKIEYCRQGFGQWRGDCVRCVEDLPALLELLARAQFHLLECLASCDEETLGHPIRTHYHGSSAAEFFGAMIAHDLAHAAQIRALRRRYGSRRGGFYPV; encoded by the coding sequence ATGACGCTCAAGGATTTCCTCCTGCAGCAGAGCCGCTGGGCCTACGAAGAGGCCCCCGAGTTCTCGCTGCTGGGCGCACTCGACGCTCTCACGCCGGCGGAGCTCGTCTGGTGCGCCGACCCCGAGCTCTGGACGATCGGCGAGATCCTCTACCACGTGGCGACGGCCAAGATCGAGTACTGCCGCCAGGGCTTCGGCCAGTGGCGCGGCGACTGCGTGCGCTGCGTCGAGGACCTGCCCGCGCTGCTCGAGCTGCTCGCGCGGGCGCAGTTCCACCTGCTCGAGTGCCTGGCGAGCTGCGACGAGGAGACGCTAGGCCATCCGATCCGCACGCACTACCACGGGAGCAGCGCGGCGGAGTTCTTCGGCGCCATGATCGCGCACGACTTGGCGCACGCCGCGCAGATCCGCGCCCTGCGTCGCCGCTACGGCTCGCGGCGGGGCGGCTTCTACCCGGTCTGA